Proteins encoded by one window of Salicibibacter halophilus:
- a CDS encoding SDR family oxidoreductase, translating into MELPFHINLENKVAVVTGGSGVLGSVLSEALAEAGASVVVLARNKDKVDAVTERIQKNDGTACGYSVDVLDPNALEEVHQDVLARVGSCDILINGAGGNHPQATTSQEKLDPEAITDDSQQTFFDLDPNAVKNLFDLIFIGALLPTQVFAKDMVEKEEATVINISSMNADRPLTKIPAYSGAKAAVSNFTQWLAVHFADVGIRVNAVAPGFFLTDQNRALMYKDDGSLSERAHKILAQTPDARFGEPEELVGALLWLVNARASGFVNGIVVPVDGGFSAYSGV; encoded by the coding sequence ATGGAGCTTCCATTTCATATCAATCTGGAAAATAAAGTGGCGGTCGTCACCGGCGGAAGCGGGGTGCTCGGTTCCGTGCTCAGTGAAGCACTCGCCGAAGCAGGCGCAAGCGTCGTTGTTTTAGCGCGCAACAAAGACAAAGTAGACGCTGTCACAGAGCGCATTCAAAAGAACGACGGAACCGCCTGCGGCTATAGCGTGGATGTTTTGGATCCCAATGCATTGGAAGAGGTTCATCAAGATGTATTGGCGCGTGTCGGCTCTTGCGACATTTTAATCAATGGCGCCGGCGGCAACCATCCGCAAGCAACAACATCTCAGGAAAAATTGGATCCTGAAGCAATAACTGATGATTCGCAGCAAACGTTTTTCGACCTCGATCCGAACGCTGTGAAGAATTTATTTGACTTGATTTTTATCGGCGCTTTATTGCCGACGCAAGTCTTTGCGAAAGATATGGTTGAAAAAGAAGAAGCCACCGTCATTAATATTTCCTCGATGAATGCCGATCGTCCGTTAACAAAAATCCCTGCCTATAGCGGGGCCAAGGCAGCGGTGAGTAATTTCACCCAGTGGTTGGCGGTTCATTTTGCCGATGTTGGCATCCGGGTAAACGCGGTTGCGCCTGGTTTTTTTCTTACGGATCAAAATAGGGCATTAATGTATAAAGATGATGGGAGTCTCAGCGAACGAGCCCATAAAATTTTAGCGCAAACCCCGGACGCACGCTTCGGCGAACCGGAAGAGTTAGTCGGCGCATTGCTTTGGTTGGTGAATGCTCGCGCCTCCGGTTTTGTTAATGGCATCGTGGTTCCTGTTGATGGCGGTTTTTCCGCTTATTCGGGAGTTTGA
- the uxuA gene encoding mannonate dehydratase: protein MEMSFRWFGEDDPVTLDHIRQIPGMTGVVSAIYDIPAGEVWPYEKIIDLKSRIEAHGLKLNVIESVPVHEDIKMGLSSRDQWIENYKQTLRHLSEAGVRTVCYNFMPVFDWTRSSMAAALPDGSNSLSYDEEKIRGIDPLSGELTLPGWDLSYQTDDLRKIMDAYQSITETQLMENLIYFLREIVPVAEEEDIYLGIHPDDPPWQIFGLPRVVTNKENVQYLLQAVDSPNNGITFCSGSYGADPSNDLTGIIEAAKGRIHFVHARNVKWTGERTFQETSHSIEDGSLDMVAIIRKLREVGFTGPIRPDHGRMIWGEEGRPGYGLYDRALGATYLNGVIDTLEQA, encoded by the coding sequence ATGGAAATGAGTTTTCGCTGGTTTGGAGAAGACGATCCGGTCACCCTTGATCATATTCGCCAAATTCCGGGGATGACCGGCGTTGTTTCCGCGATTTACGATATTCCGGCCGGAGAGGTTTGGCCTTATGAAAAAATCATTGATTTAAAGTCGCGCATTGAAGCGCATGGGTTAAAACTCAATGTGATTGAAAGCGTTCCGGTCCATGAAGATATAAAAATGGGGCTTTCTTCGCGAGATCAATGGATCGAGAATTATAAACAAACGTTGCGTCATCTCTCTGAAGCGGGTGTTCGTACCGTTTGCTATAACTTTATGCCCGTGTTTGATTGGACGCGCTCCTCAATGGCCGCAGCTTTGCCGGATGGATCCAATTCCTTGTCTTACGACGAAGAAAAGATTCGAGGCATTGACCCTCTTAGCGGCGAATTGACGTTGCCCGGATGGGATTTATCTTACCAAACGGACGATTTGCGTAAAATCATGGACGCTTATCAATCCATTACCGAAACACAGTTAATGGAGAATTTGATTTATTTTTTACGGGAAATTGTACCGGTGGCCGAAGAAGAAGACATATACTTGGGCATCCATCCCGACGATCCACCTTGGCAGATCTTTGGCTTGCCACGGGTTGTGACGAATAAAGAAAATGTCCAATATCTATTACAGGCAGTCGATAGCCCCAATAATGGCATTACATTTTGTTCCGGATCTTACGGGGCAGATCCGTCCAATGACCTGACCGGCATCATCGAAGCGGCAAAAGGACGGATTCATTTTGTCCATGCACGTAACGTGAAGTGGACGGGAGAACGAACGTTTCAAGAAACGTCCCATTCCATTGAAGATGGGTCGTTGGATATGGTGGCTATTATCCGTAAGCTTCGAGAGGTCGGCTTCACAGGTCCCATTCGCCCGGATCATGGACGAATGATTTGGGGCGAAGAAGGCCGGCCGGGCTACGGTTTATACGATCGTGCCTTGGGTGCCACTTATTTAAACGGCGTGATCGATACGTTAGAGCAAGCCTAG
- a CDS encoding FAD-binding oxidoreductase, with amino-acid sequence MEIGWIEALQEKIDDHMISARSDLDNYRYDSSFGEYSPEAVVYVTSTKAVSQVLKIANDYKVPVTPRGQGTGLSGGDLPVHGGIILDMSQWPASVEIFPDDLVARVSPGTLTSVIHAEADKYGLMYPPDPSSSNISTIGGNLAENAGGPRGLKYGVTKDYVLGLEVVTPEGEVMQTGGHTIKNVTGLDLTKLMVGSEGILGMITGATLKLIPKPSSVQTVIAAFSTMEEAGKAISKTLTSGILPAKIEFIDQACARAVEEYEPLGLPTDMEAIVLVEVDGHPTAVQEEATTVCKIMKEVGGTNVFLPQTNEEASRAWQARRLVSPAIAKIKPTKASEDATVPRSQIPEMMVRLAEIRDKYNLSLVVFGHAGDGNLHPNILCDERDQAEIARVEQAIEEIFHAALELGGTLSGEHGIGTMKSPFLEEELGPVGVDMMKRIKEGWDPNNIMNPGKIFPDKGQRLILSRRLEE; translated from the coding sequence CCACATGATAAGCGCTCGTTCCGACCTTGACAACTATCGTTACGATTCTTCTTTTGGTGAGTATTCTCCGGAAGCCGTCGTTTATGTCACGAGTACCAAGGCAGTCAGTCAAGTGTTGAAGATCGCTAACGATTATAAAGTTCCGGTCACGCCCAGAGGCCAAGGAACGGGTTTGAGTGGAGGCGACCTTCCTGTCCATGGAGGCATTATCCTCGATATGAGTCAGTGGCCGGCTTCGGTAGAAATTTTTCCCGACGATTTAGTCGCGCGTGTATCCCCCGGAACACTTACCTCCGTAATTCACGCGGAAGCGGATAAATATGGGTTGATGTACCCCCCGGACCCGAGCAGTTCCAACATTTCCACGATTGGCGGCAACTTAGCAGAAAATGCCGGAGGCCCTCGCGGCTTGAAGTATGGAGTCACCAAGGATTATGTGCTCGGTCTGGAAGTCGTGACCCCGGAAGGGGAAGTGATGCAAACAGGCGGGCACACCATTAAAAATGTCACAGGATTGGATCTTACAAAGCTCATGGTAGGATCTGAAGGCATTCTTGGAATGATTACAGGCGCGACGTTAAAACTGATTCCAAAACCGTCCTCAGTGCAAACGGTGATAGCTGCCTTTTCAACGATGGAAGAGGCCGGCAAAGCCATTTCAAAAACACTAACGTCCGGGATTCTTCCTGCAAAAATAGAATTTATTGATCAGGCTTGTGCACGAGCCGTTGAAGAATACGAACCTCTAGGCCTTCCTACGGACATGGAAGCTATTGTATTAGTCGAAGTAGACGGCCATCCGACAGCTGTCCAAGAAGAAGCCACCACCGTTTGTAAAATCATGAAAGAGGTTGGAGGAACCAATGTCTTCCTGCCACAGACGAACGAAGAAGCTTCACGCGCATGGCAAGCTCGAAGATTGGTATCCCCCGCGATTGCAAAAATCAAACCTACAAAAGCATCTGAAGATGCCACTGTTCCCCGAAGCCAAATCCCCGAGATGATGGTGCGCTTAGCAGAAATCCGTGATAAATACAACCTTTCTCTTGTTGTATTCGGGCACGCGGGAGACGGCAACCTGCATCCTAACATTTTATGTGACGAACGTGACCAGGCGGAGATCGCCCGGGTCGAACAGGCGATTGAGGAAATTTTTCATGCCGCTTTGGAACTGGGGGGGACGCTTTCCGGAGAACATGGCATCGGAACGATGAAATCCCCTTTTCTGGAAGAAGAGCTAGGTCCCGTTGGGGTAGACATGATGAAAAGGATTAAGGAAGGCTGGGACCCGAACAACATCATGAATCCCGGAAAAATCTTTCCCGACAAAGGGCAAAGATTGATTCTTAGCCGGCGGCTTGAGGAATAA